One Oryza brachyantha chromosome 3, ObraRS2, whole genome shotgun sequence DNA segment encodes these proteins:
- the LOC102713998 gene encoding CTD small phosphatase-like protein 2: MSTRKKGLARNATTEHINPQSNRKSSRLTQAAAADHKVNDLITSSSKKQIGGGLLRKNRALRGGKKMNSVCDSTGTGNDVTDVSSGIFLNHKQSHENDENRSCDSIFSPAFHNQKEDVTDCLSKGLEHKEVTHEPTAQNTEYAANSMTCNAFDGLSKHSYDIHMQSTCGSTLLEDDEFSELGSLSPEVSAIYLAMQHSKLECIDEQSQDSTSTDGCADPDETVELDYFDPYVFIKYLPDLSLVVPKFRPVLLPKQTRSCPRTTLVLDLDETLVHSTLEPCEDYDFTFPVHFNLREHTIYVRCRPYLKEFLETVASMFETMIFTASQSIYAEQLLNILDPKRRFFRHRVYRESCLYVEGNYLKDLSVLGRDLSHVVIVDNSPQAFGFQLDNGVPIESWFDDTNDKELLTLLPFLESLVGVEDVRPRIARKFNLREKVATASSLSMHF; the protein is encoded by the exons ATgtcaacaagaaaaaaaggcCTTGCAAGAAATGCCACTACTGAGCATATCAATCCCCAAAGCAACCGAAAATCAAGCAGATTAACTCAGGCTGCAGCTGCTGATCATAAAGTCAATGATCTGATTACTTCTTCCTCCAAAAAGCAGATTG GTGGAGGCCTTCTGAGGAAAAATCGAGCTCTCAGGggtgggaaaaaaatgaattctgTTTGTGATTCTACCGGTACTGGAAATGATGTCACTGATGTATCAAGTGGCATTTTCCTCAATCACAAG CAATCTCATGAAAATGATGAAAACCGTTCATGTGATTCCATATTTTCTCCCGCTTTTCACAATCAGAAGGAAGATGTTACTGACTGCTTGAGCAAGG GCTTAGAACACAAAGAAGTCACACATGAGCCTACTGCTCAGAATACCGAATACGCTGCCAATAGCATGACATGCAATGCTTTTGATGGTTTGAGCAAACACTCTTATGATATTCATATGCAATCGACATGTGGAAGCACATTGCTTGAAGATGATGAATTCAGTGAATTGGGTAGCCTTTCTCCTGAAGTGTCTGCTATATACCTTGCAATGCAGCACTCTAAGCTAGAGTGTATTGATGAACAAAGTCAAGATTCTACCTCAACAGATGGGTGTGCTGATCCTGACGAAACTGTAGAGCTTGATTATTTTGATCCATATgtctttataaaatatttgcctGATTTATCTTTGGTTGTTCCCAAGTTTCGACCTGTTCTTCTTCCAAAGCAAACTCGGAGCTGTCCTAGAACTACCCTCGTCCTTGATCTTGATG AGACACTGGTGCATTCTACTCTTGAGCCCTGTGAAGATTATGACTTCACATTCCCAGTTCATTTTAATCTCAGAGAGCACACAATCTATGTGCGGTGCCGCCCATATCTGAAAGAGTTTTTGGAGACAGTAGCAAGCATGTTTGAGACAATGATTTTCACAGCTAGTCAGAGTATTTATGCAGAGCAGCTACTCAATATTCTTGATCCTAAAAGGAGATTTTTCCGTCATCGAGTTTACCGTGAGTCATGTCTCTATGTGGAGGGAAACTACTTAAAGGATCTATCAGTTCTAGGCCGTGACTTGTCTCATGTGGTCATCGTTGATAATTCACCACAG GCTTTTGGGTTCCAATTAGACAACGGTGTCCCGATTGAAAGTTGGTTTGATGATACTAATGACAAAGAGCTCCTAACATTACTACCGTTTTTGGAAAGTTTGGTCGGGGTGGAAGATGTCCGGCCACGTATTGCAAGGAAGTTTAACCTTCGTGAGAAGGTTGCTACTGCATCTTCTCTCTCAATGCATTTTTAA